The candidate division KSB1 bacterium region GGACGAACAATGGAGAAATTGCAAACAATGGGATAGATGATGATGGTAACGGTTATATCGATGATATCAATGGCTGGGATTTTGTTAACGATGATAATGATCCTTTCGACGATCATGGACACGGCACTCATGTTGCCGGTATTGTGGGCGCCGTTGGCGATAATAATATTGGTATTGCAGGTATTTCATGGTATGGCCGCTTAATGGCTTTGAAATCTATTGGAGAATCCGGTCATGGGGATGTAAAAGCTGTTGAAGCCATCTATTAT contains the following coding sequences:
- a CDS encoding S8 family serine peptidase, encoding TNNGEIANNGIDDDGNGYIDDINGWDFVNDDNDPFDDHGHGTHVAGIVGAVGDNNIGIAGISWYGRLMALKSIGESGHGDVKAVEAIYYGTNNGVRILNNSWGGRLLFANSPRCNQLCKFFRCSLYRCCRK